In one window of Osmia lignaria lignaria isolate PbOS001 chromosome 11, iyOsmLign1, whole genome shotgun sequence DNA:
- the LOC117610506 gene encoding kinesin-like protein KIF9 isoform X2, producing the protein MSSVLEGDYHCIHTFCLTKITLTNPAKYTRCGIDLMNFLNMTNNDDADINQKNIKIFVRVFPFEKLCESCAKIDTERKKIYIRCLQEMQSNRIATSKEPSYWCFQVDDIFHDSSQEEVYRVSTEDLVPKMLDGVNCILMGYGQTGSGKSFTISGLRNNWEHRGLIARLISQMFAEKRRKKKSNKIQYCVSYVELHGREAKDLLTYDENRVRINDRDPFKDISVVMVENAEEALRKVFEGEVRRSSVKGSTYPVSHLATALITFHVSNISLITSWGTVTTAKMHIVEMAGTGTVGKSSNCWKAATDVGIANLTKTQLEQFFSYLSAGRISASTLIRSSNLLKILGNAFSVSSIIRFISHVRIKEEDLNITLSTLKLTAKIAKFKSVRVRENVKHQPDLLLHRLQDQVNALKKELMINDLFLQQEHLMNISESRMEQINRSVVNFLNGNISDFTLFSVSQAEILLKSIKDLYNRLIAKELEVEKLKETYENLTRSITQINALSTLPKESILLADDKKSTQEIEQSSKETYKKVGSLNDSEEGEVEEENDDDEEEEEVGTNETLKIRKNSRKDEIHKIHVSQVRQMFDRFLKEKKEYGRMKEKLDRIEKTLFVVRHKFSNTIEKYFQAKRNLENIQDKLSKHQQIRYIMEREICNERKHEVPEIEKIIHRDVLCHQKVLVNLEEKVEQEQEEIDKLFEQQADLCSELELGFREYCKTMDLLLCHTDKPMKMLLAPIDQESLEIIRRKFNKYQRGMFRKIEDTAKSTKVHFNSNRT; encoded by the exons ATGTCGAGCGTGCTTGAGGGTGACTACCACTGCATACATACATTCTGTTTAACAAAAATTACATTAACAAATCCTGCAAAAT ACACGCGTTGCGGAATAGatttgatgaattttttgaaCATGACGAATAACGATGATGCGGATATCAATCAGAAGAACATAAAAATCTTCGTCAGGGTTTTCCCATTCGAGAAGTTGTGTGAATCTTGTGCAAAGATTGACACGGAACGGAAG aaaatatacaTAAGATGTTTGCAAGAAATGCAATCGAACCGAATCGCCACATCGAAAGAACCATCTTACTGGTGTTTTCAAGTTGATGACATCTTTCACGATTCCTCCCAAGAAGAGGTCTATCGTGTTTCAACGGAAGATCTTGTGCCAAA AATGTTAGATGGAGTAAATTGCATATTAATGGGCTACGGACAAACAGGCTCCGGGAAGAGCTTCACTATTAGCGGTCTGAGAAACAATTGGGAA CACAGAGGGCTGATTGCACGACTAATATCTCAGATGTTCGCTGAGAAACGACGTAAGAAGAAAAGTAACAAGATACAATATTGTGTGAGTTACGTTGAGTTGCATGGAAGAGAAGCGAAAGACCTGTTAACTTACGACGAAAATAGAGTTAGGATAAATGATAGAGATCCTTTCAAG gaTATATCTGTGGTAATGGTGGAGAACGCAGAGGAAGCTCTTCGAAAGGTTTTCGAAGGAGAAGTACGAAGATCGAGCGTAAAAGGTTCGACGTATCCTGTGTCCCATTTGGCCACTGCTCTGATCACTTTCCACGTGTCTAATATCAGCTTAATTACATCTTGGGGTACTGTAACCACGGCCAAA ATGCATATCGTTGAAATGGCTGGTACAGGAACAGTAGGAAAAAGTAGTAATTGCTGGAAAGCAGCCACAGATGTTGGTATAGCTAATTTAACGAAAACTCAGCTAGAGCAATTTTTCTCGTATCTATCAGCAGGAAGAATATCTGCTAGTACTCTGATACGTTCCAGTAATTTGTTAAAGATCCTGGGCAATGCTTTTTCAGTTTCATCTATAATTCG ATTCATATCTCACGTTCGAATCAAGGAAGAGGATTTGAATATCACGTTGTCCACTTTAAAATTGACAGCAAAAATCGCGAAATTCAAATCGGTCAGAGTACGAGAAAACGTGAAACACCAGCCAGATTTATTGTTACACAGACTTCAGGATCAAGTTAACGCTTTGAAGAAGGAATTGATGATAAACGACTTGTTCCTTCAGCAAGAACATCTGATGAATATCTCTGAATCACGAATGGAACAAATCAATCGAAGTGTCGTTAATTTTTTGAACGGCAACATTTCGGATTTCACATTGTTCAGCGTGTCTCAGGCTGAAATATTGTTGAAGAGTATCAAGGATTTATACAACAG ATTAATTGCAAAGGAGCTCGAAGTTGAAAAGTTGAAAGAGACATACGAGAATCTTACGAGAAGTATCACGCAGATTAATGCGTTATCAACATTACCTAAG gaaaGCATTTTACTTGCCGATGACAAGAAGAGTACACAAGAAATCGAACAGTCTTCAAAAGAAACATACAAAAAAGTCGGAAGTTTAAATGACTCTG AAGAAGGGgaggtagaagaagaaaatgatgatgatgaagaagaagaagaagttggTACTAACGAAACGCTGAAAATTCGGAAGAATTCAAGAAAGgatgaaattcataaaattcatgTTTCACAG gtTCGACAAATGTTCGACCGTTTtctgaaagaaaagaaggagtaTGGAAGAATGAAGGAGAAGTTGGATAGAATTGAGAAAACACTGTTTGTAGTTCGACATAAATTCTCAAACACGATTGAAAAATACTTTCAG GCAAAAAGGAATTTGGAGAACATACAGGATAAATTGAGTAAACATCAGCAAATTCGATACATTATGGAGAGAGAAATTTGTAACGAAAGGAAGCACGAAGTTCCGGAAATTGAAAAGATCATCCATCGAGATGTTCTGTGTCACCAAAAAGTGCTAGTAAATTTAGAGGAAAAAGtcgaacaagaacaagaagagaTTGATAAATTATTTGAGCAACAAGCTGATTTGTGTTCGGAGTTAGAATTAGGGTTTCGTGAATACTGTAAAACAATGGATCTGTTATTATGTCACACCGATAAACCCATGAAAATGTTATTGGCACCTATCGATCAAGAATCCCTGGAAATAATACGACGAAAATTCAACAAGTACCAACGCGGAATGTTTCGCAAGATTGAG GACACGGCAAAATCGACGAAAGTGCATTTCAATTCTAACCGAACGTGA
- the LOC117610506 gene encoding kinesin-like protein KIF9 isoform X1 yields MSSVLEGDYHCIHTFCLTKITLTNPAKYTRCGIDLMNFLNMTNNDDADINQKNIKIFVRVFPFEKLCESCAKIDTERKKIYIRCLQEMQSNRIATSKEPSYWCFQVDDIFHDSSQEEVYRVSTEDLVPKMLDGVNCILMGYGQTGSGKSFTISGLRNNWEHRGLIARLISQMFAEKRRKKKSNKIQYCVSYVELHGREAKDLLTYDENRVRINDRDPFKDISVVMVENAEEALRKVFEGEVRRSSVKGSTYPVSHLATALITFHVSNISLITSWGTVTTAKMHIVEMAGTGTVGKSSNCWKAATDVGIANLTKTQLEQFFSYLSAGRISASTLIRSSNLLKILGNAFSVSSIIRFISHVRIKEEDLNITLSTLKLTAKIAKFKSVRVRENVKHQPDLLLHRLQDQVNALKKELMINDLFLQQEHLMNISESRMEQINRSVVNFLNGNISDFTLFSVSQAEILLKSIKDLYNRLIAKELEVEKLKETYENLTRSITQINALSTLPKESILLADDKKSTQEIEQSSKETYKKVGSLNDSGMTLGPYTEEGEVEEENDDDEEEEEVGTNETLKIRKNSRKDEIHKIHVSQVRQMFDRFLKEKKEYGRMKEKLDRIEKTLFVVRHKFSNTIEKYFQAKRNLENIQDKLSKHQQIRYIMEREICNERKHEVPEIEKIIHRDVLCHQKVLVNLEEKVEQEQEEIDKLFEQQADLCSELELGFREYCKTMDLLLCHTDKPMKMLLAPIDQESLEIIRRKFNKYQRGMFRKIEDTAKSTKVHFNSNRT; encoded by the exons ATGTCGAGCGTGCTTGAGGGTGACTACCACTGCATACATACATTCTGTTTAACAAAAATTACATTAACAAATCCTGCAAAAT ACACGCGTTGCGGAATAGatttgatgaattttttgaaCATGACGAATAACGATGATGCGGATATCAATCAGAAGAACATAAAAATCTTCGTCAGGGTTTTCCCATTCGAGAAGTTGTGTGAATCTTGTGCAAAGATTGACACGGAACGGAAG aaaatatacaTAAGATGTTTGCAAGAAATGCAATCGAACCGAATCGCCACATCGAAAGAACCATCTTACTGGTGTTTTCAAGTTGATGACATCTTTCACGATTCCTCCCAAGAAGAGGTCTATCGTGTTTCAACGGAAGATCTTGTGCCAAA AATGTTAGATGGAGTAAATTGCATATTAATGGGCTACGGACAAACAGGCTCCGGGAAGAGCTTCACTATTAGCGGTCTGAGAAACAATTGGGAA CACAGAGGGCTGATTGCACGACTAATATCTCAGATGTTCGCTGAGAAACGACGTAAGAAGAAAAGTAACAAGATACAATATTGTGTGAGTTACGTTGAGTTGCATGGAAGAGAAGCGAAAGACCTGTTAACTTACGACGAAAATAGAGTTAGGATAAATGATAGAGATCCTTTCAAG gaTATATCTGTGGTAATGGTGGAGAACGCAGAGGAAGCTCTTCGAAAGGTTTTCGAAGGAGAAGTACGAAGATCGAGCGTAAAAGGTTCGACGTATCCTGTGTCCCATTTGGCCACTGCTCTGATCACTTTCCACGTGTCTAATATCAGCTTAATTACATCTTGGGGTACTGTAACCACGGCCAAA ATGCATATCGTTGAAATGGCTGGTACAGGAACAGTAGGAAAAAGTAGTAATTGCTGGAAAGCAGCCACAGATGTTGGTATAGCTAATTTAACGAAAACTCAGCTAGAGCAATTTTTCTCGTATCTATCAGCAGGAAGAATATCTGCTAGTACTCTGATACGTTCCAGTAATTTGTTAAAGATCCTGGGCAATGCTTTTTCAGTTTCATCTATAATTCG ATTCATATCTCACGTTCGAATCAAGGAAGAGGATTTGAATATCACGTTGTCCACTTTAAAATTGACAGCAAAAATCGCGAAATTCAAATCGGTCAGAGTACGAGAAAACGTGAAACACCAGCCAGATTTATTGTTACACAGACTTCAGGATCAAGTTAACGCTTTGAAGAAGGAATTGATGATAAACGACTTGTTCCTTCAGCAAGAACATCTGATGAATATCTCTGAATCACGAATGGAACAAATCAATCGAAGTGTCGTTAATTTTTTGAACGGCAACATTTCGGATTTCACATTGTTCAGCGTGTCTCAGGCTGAAATATTGTTGAAGAGTATCAAGGATTTATACAACAG ATTAATTGCAAAGGAGCTCGAAGTTGAAAAGTTGAAAGAGACATACGAGAATCTTACGAGAAGTATCACGCAGATTAATGCGTTATCAACATTACCTAAG gaaaGCATTTTACTTGCCGATGACAAGAAGAGTACACAAGAAATCGAACAGTCTTCAAAAGAAACATACAAAAAAGTCGGAAGTTTAAATGACTCTG GTATGACTTTGGGTCCTTATACAGAAGAAGGGgaggtagaagaagaaaatgatgatgatgaagaagaagaagaagttggTACTAACGAAACGCTGAAAATTCGGAAGAATTCAAGAAAGgatgaaattcataaaattcatgTTTCACAG gtTCGACAAATGTTCGACCGTTTtctgaaagaaaagaaggagtaTGGAAGAATGAAGGAGAAGTTGGATAGAATTGAGAAAACACTGTTTGTAGTTCGACATAAATTCTCAAACACGATTGAAAAATACTTTCAG GCAAAAAGGAATTTGGAGAACATACAGGATAAATTGAGTAAACATCAGCAAATTCGATACATTATGGAGAGAGAAATTTGTAACGAAAGGAAGCACGAAGTTCCGGAAATTGAAAAGATCATCCATCGAGATGTTCTGTGTCACCAAAAAGTGCTAGTAAATTTAGAGGAAAAAGtcgaacaagaacaagaagagaTTGATAAATTATTTGAGCAACAAGCTGATTTGTGTTCGGAGTTAGAATTAGGGTTTCGTGAATACTGTAAAACAATGGATCTGTTATTATGTCACACCGATAAACCCATGAAAATGTTATTGGCACCTATCGATCAAGAATCCCTGGAAATAATACGACGAAAATTCAACAAGTACCAACGCGGAATGTTTCGCAAGATTGAG GACACGGCAAAATCGACGAAAGTGCATTTCAATTCTAACCGAACGTGA
- the LOC117610496 gene encoding retinol-binding protein pinta isoform X1 — protein MTSDKKRKVYHTMSALKEYVCQVSAEEKAYMAEYLNETDEIRPIKVAEIRQWIMDTDGLHAPTDDFSILRFLRACKFNSEKTKCKLRNYYKQRTNLPEWYSNRNPFLPELQELFYLGVFLPLKKLDNEGRMVVIIRAAAHTPSRHKMSDMLKASLMALDLALRDHEPVTIHGITAILDLGDFTYEHVLQLPPSVIKNLVHAWQGCYPVRIHSLNFINAHRFVNAVLNIFRGFMNSKLKERIHVHSRGKLKLYESLPISILPKEYGGTSDTIKELSEYWKRLIEDNREWFAEEEEYKLTLIK, from the exons ATGACAAGTGATAAGAAACGGAAAGTTTATCACACAATGTCGGCATTGAAAGAATATGTATGTCAAGTTTCGGCAGAGGAGAAAGCATATATGGCGGAATATTTGAACGAAACTGACGAAATCAGACCAATCAAGGTCGCGGAAATAAGACAATGGATCATGGATACCGATGGTCTACACGCACCTACTG ATGATTTTTCAATCCTGCGTTTTTTAAGAGCATGTAAATTTAACAGTGAAAAAACGAAATGCAAGTTGCGCAACTATTACAAGCAGAGAACAAACCTGCCAGAATGGTACAGCAACAGAAATCCATTTCTACCAGAATTGCAGGAACTCTTTTATCTTGG GGTATTTTTACCTTTAAAGAAATTGGATAACGAGGGAAGGATGGTGGTAATAATACGCGCAGCTGCGCACACTCCCAGTAGACACAAAATGTCAGACATGTTGAAG GCATCATTGATGGCTCTGGATTTAGCGTTACGAGATCATGAACCAGTAACGATTCATGGTATAACAGCTATCTTGGACCTAGGTGATTTTACATACGAGCATGTTCTTCAATTACCTCCGAGCGTGATTAAGAATCTAGTTCACGCATGGCAGGGTTGCTATCCTGTTAGAATTCACTCGTTGAACTTTATCAATGCTCACAGATTTGTGAACGCGGTGCTGAATATTTTCAGAGGCTTTATGAActcgaaattgaaagaaagaataCACGTTCATTCTCGTGGTAAACTAAAATTGTACGAAAGCTTGCCAATTAGTATTTTACCAAAGGAATACGGTGGTACGAGCGATACAATCAAAGAATTAAGCG aGTATTGGAAGCGACTGATCGAGGACAATCGCGAATGGTTcgccgaagaagaagaatacaAATTGACGTTGATCAAGTAA
- the LOC117610496 gene encoding retinol-binding protein pinta isoform X2 has protein sequence MSALKEYVCQVSAEEKAYMAEYLNETDEIRPIKVAEIRQWIMDTDGLHAPTDDFSILRFLRACKFNSEKTKCKLRNYYKQRTNLPEWYSNRNPFLPELQELFYLGVFLPLKKLDNEGRMVVIIRAAAHTPSRHKMSDMLKASLMALDLALRDHEPVTIHGITAILDLGDFTYEHVLQLPPSVIKNLVHAWQGCYPVRIHSLNFINAHRFVNAVLNIFRGFMNSKLKERIHVHSRGKLKLYESLPISILPKEYGGTSDTIKELSEYWKRLIEDNREWFAEEEEYKLTLIK, from the exons ATGTCGGCATTGAAAGAATATGTATGTCAAGTTTCGGCAGAGGAGAAAGCATATATGGCGGAATATTTGAACGAAACTGACGAAATCAGACCAATCAAGGTCGCGGAAATAAGACAATGGATCATGGATACCGATGGTCTACACGCACCTACTG ATGATTTTTCAATCCTGCGTTTTTTAAGAGCATGTAAATTTAACAGTGAAAAAACGAAATGCAAGTTGCGCAACTATTACAAGCAGAGAACAAACCTGCCAGAATGGTACAGCAACAGAAATCCATTTCTACCAGAATTGCAGGAACTCTTTTATCTTGG GGTATTTTTACCTTTAAAGAAATTGGATAACGAGGGAAGGATGGTGGTAATAATACGCGCAGCTGCGCACACTCCCAGTAGACACAAAATGTCAGACATGTTGAAG GCATCATTGATGGCTCTGGATTTAGCGTTACGAGATCATGAACCAGTAACGATTCATGGTATAACAGCTATCTTGGACCTAGGTGATTTTACATACGAGCATGTTCTTCAATTACCTCCGAGCGTGATTAAGAATCTAGTTCACGCATGGCAGGGTTGCTATCCTGTTAGAATTCACTCGTTGAACTTTATCAATGCTCACAGATTTGTGAACGCGGTGCTGAATATTTTCAGAGGCTTTATGAActcgaaattgaaagaaagaataCACGTTCATTCTCGTGGTAAACTAAAATTGTACGAAAGCTTGCCAATTAGTATTTTACCAAAGGAATACGGTGGTACGAGCGATACAATCAAAGAATTAAGCG aGTATTGGAAGCGACTGATCGAGGACAATCGCGAATGGTTcgccgaagaagaagaatacaAATTGACGTTGATCAAGTAA